One genomic segment of Brachionichthys hirsutus isolate HB-005 chromosome 13, CSIRO-AGI_Bhir_v1, whole genome shotgun sequence includes these proteins:
- the oprd1a gene encoding opioid receptor, delta 1a, with protein MEPYTVSGGKLSLSDLYSVIPFNVTFPNEERGSMGDGLQNATGPRGPARSAGGVITAVAITALYSVICVVGLLGNILVMYGVVRYTKMKTATNIYIFNLALADALATSTLPFQSAKYLMKTWPFGEVLCKLIISIDYYNMFTSIFTLTMMSVDRYIAVCHPIRALEFRTAVKAKLINVLIWVLSSAIGVPIMIMAVTKEIDNGKTMCMLKFPDPDWYWDTVTKICVFIFAFVVPVMVITICYGLMILRLKSVRLLSGSKEKDRNMRRITRMVLVVVAAFIICWTPIHIFIIVKTMVEIDTRNPFVIASWHLCIALGYTNSSLNPVLYAFLDENFKRCFRDFCLPCQSRVEQNNVSRSRNTNREQMSVCAPTETRKKPA; from the exons ATGGAGCCGTACACAGTCTCGGGGGGCAAACTCTCCCTGTCCGACCTTTACTCCGTCATCCCCTTCAATGTCACCTTCCCGAACGAGGAGAGAGGCTCGATGGGCGACGGGCTGCAGAACGCCACGGGGCCGCGGGGTCCGGCGAGGAGCGCCGGGGGGGTCATCACTGCCGTCGCCATCACGGCGCTCTACTCCGTCATTTGCGTGGTGGGACTCCTGGGCAACATCCTCGTCATGTACGGGGTGGTCAG ATACACCAAAATGAAGACGGCCACGAACATCTACATCTTCAACTTGGCTCTCGCCGACGCCTTGGCCACCAGCACACTGCCCTTCCAGAGTGCCAAATACCTGATGAAAACCTGGCCATTTGGGGAAGTCCTGTGCAAGCTCATTATTTCCATTGACTACTACAACATGTTCACAAGCATCTTCACCCTCACCATGATGAGCGTGGACCGCTACATCGCCGTGTGCCATCCGATCAGGGCGCTGGAATTCCGAACGGCGGTCAAGGCCAAGTTGATCAATGTACTCATCTGGGTTCTGTCCTCTGCGATCGGAGTTCCCATCATGATCATGGCTGTGACAAAAGAGATTGACAACG GTAAAACTATGTGCATGCTGAAGTTCCCGGACCCTGACTGGTACTGGGACACAGTGACAAAGATCTGTGTGTTTATCTTTGCCTTCGTTGTTCCTGTGATGGTCATCACTATTTGCTACGGGCTGATGATCCTGCGTCTGAAAAGCGTCCGTCTTCTCTCAGGCTCCAAAGAGAAAGATCGAAACATGCGTCGCATCACTCGCATGGTCCTCGTAGTGGTGGCTGCCTTCATCATCTGCTGGACCCCCATTCACATTTTCATCATTGTGAAAACCATGGTGGAGATTGATACCAGGAACCCTTTTGTAATAGCCAGTTGGCACCTGTGCATTGCATTGGGTTACACCAACAGCAGCCTCAACCCAGTCCTGTATGCATTTTTGGATGAAAACTTTAAGCGATGCTTCAGGGATTTCTGCCTTCCCTGTCAATCCCGCGTTGAGCAGAACAATGTGAGCAGAAGCCGCAACACCAACAGGGAGCAGATGTCTGTCTGTGCTCCAACAGAGACCAGGAAGAAGCCAGCATGA